A genome region from Bemisia tabaci chromosome 3, PGI_BMITA_v3 includes the following:
- the LOC109034495 gene encoding uncharacterized protein yields MTFLGSLIVVNLFIIIPTLCEPTTRAQCRKECHQKHGYILCAGSWYPITDGELQGTKCHCTISGPLISTIAMLKYDETEFKTLFEKNPENGKEWLKEKGFQIGAENPFEYHSPDSNGKHSSSETEKHSTSETRKHSTRTTGKHSSSETGKHSTTITKKKPPSSSTAAETEDERQARRQKACTNECKKKFGSVKLDNLMKPIADGIVMVYDNGKWSCKCKVISALIHAVRDKFFHSEQFEELLKAGGPQCSQKVCQWLHRHGFEVTNHGASASSTNGRKQLGRTTHVKDEKYLAEVVYRKAKNPTEQCQFQYGFILMKVEESKDPAGHSTWKVKHKEDSIAHNIGKIEPSKDIIVDGTGKYYRFQITLPDDQGNCRLNDQLIKYLKESKLSYREFEKLHNSNHEGNEGRVWLTLHGFRIKFREDES; encoded by the exons ATGACATTCCTCGGCAGTCTCATCGTCGTGAACCTTTTTATCATTATTCCAACTCTCTGTG AGCCCACGACCCGTGCACAATGCAGAAAAGAATGTCACCAAAAACATGGGTATATTCTCTGCGCTGGAAGTTGGTATCCAATTACGGATGGAGAGTTACAGGGCACGAAATGCCATTGCACAATCTCCGGACCTTTGATTTCTACCATTGCAATGCTAAAATATGACGAAACCGAATTTAAAacattgtttgaaaaaaatccagaaaatggCAAGGAGTGGTTAAAAGAAAAGGGTTTCCAAATAGGTGCTGAAAACCCCTTTGAATATCACTCCCCTGACAGCAATGGAAAGCACTCCTCCAGCGAAACTGAAAAGCACTCCACCAGCGAAACTCGAAAGCACTCCACCCGCACAACTGGAAAGCACTCCTCCAGCGAAACTGGAAAGCACTCCACCACTATCACTAAAAAGAAACCTCCATCATCTTCAACTGCAGCTGAAACGGAAGATGAACGCCAAGCGAGGAGGCAGAAGGCTTGTACTAACGAGTGCAAGAAAAAGTTCGGATCAGTGAAACTTGACAATTTAATGAAACCGATCGCTGATGGTATAGTTATGGTGTATGATAACGGGAAGTGGAGCTGTAAGTGCAAAGTCATCAGCGCTCTGATCCACGCCGTTAGAGACAAGTTTTTCCACTCTGAACAATTTGAAGAGTTACTAAAGGCGGGCGGACCGCAGTGCAGCCAGAAAGTCTGTCAGTGGTTACATCGGCACGGTTTCGAAGTTACGAATCACGGCGCCTCAGCTTCATCTACGAACGGACGGAAGCAGCTAGGACGAACGACACATGttaaggatgaaaaatatttggcTGAAGTAGTGTATAGAAAAGCAAAGAACCCCACCGAGCAGTGTCAATTCCAGTACGGGTTCATCCTCATGAAAGTCGAGGAGAGCAAAGATCCTGCCGGACACAGTACCTGGAAAGTCAAACATAAGGAAGACAGTATCGCGCACAACATCGGGAAAATCGAACCCAGCAAAGATATTATCGTAGATGGTACTGGAAAATACTATCGCTTTCAGATCACTTTGCCCGACGACCAAGGCAACTGCCGCCTCAACGACCAACTGATTAAATATCTGAAGGAGAGCAAACTCAGTTACAGAGAATTCGAAAAGCTCCACAATAGTAATCATGAAGGCAACGAAGGTCGGGTTTGGCTGACCCTCCACGGGTTCAGAATCAAGTTTCGTGAAGATGAGTCGTGA